One window of the Carnobacterium maltaromaticum DSM 20342 genome contains the following:
- a CDS encoding WxL domain-containing protein, translating to MKKSIGWLVVTIFGFGAPVFADSTGVITFEDDTNVVRPVNPMDPSKLGVEDPNNPATNNPGPLSLNVAPLQFDFGKQTTKDAILSYSAKDIGTQFIQVTDNRTDADGWALTIQRNELVSKGNAEIRGAKLTIPKGVIRNSLHVPATDSAENKHLKTQAVDVYGDNTPVTILSADQLNNNGKATTISVWESSKVRLTFKTLVTKKGAYISTVNWSLVTGPTS from the coding sequence GTGAAAAAAAGTATTGGTTGGTTAGTTGTCACAATTTTTGGATTTGGAGCACCAGTTTTTGCTGATTCAACAGGAGTTATTACTTTCGAAGACGATACGAATGTAGTCAGACCGGTTAACCCGATGGACCCATCAAAACTAGGCGTCGAAGACCCTAATAATCCGGCTACTAACAATCCAGGTCCTCTATCACTAAATGTAGCACCACTTCAATTTGATTTTGGAAAACAAACTACGAAAGATGCTATTTTAAGCTATTCAGCTAAGGATATCGGAACTCAATTTATTCAAGTAACTGATAATCGAACGGATGCAGATGGCTGGGCGCTGACCATTCAACGAAATGAACTAGTTTCAAAAGGAAATGCTGAAATAAGAGGAGCTAAATTAACAATACCGAAAGGAGTTATTCGAAATTCTTTACATGTTCCAGCGACAGATAGTGCTGAAAATAAGCATTTGAAAACTCAAGCTGTAGACGTATATGGCGACAACACACCTGTCACAATTTTGTCTGCAGATCAACTGAATAATAACGGAAAAGCTACGACAATTAGCGTTTGGGAAAGCTCTAAGGTTCGCTTAACATTTAAAACGCTAGTTACTAAAAAAGGTGCTTATATTTCCACTGTTAACTGGAGTTTAGTAACAGGACCTACTAGCTGA
- a CDS encoding DUF916 and DUF3324 domain-containing protein — protein sequence MRKLYSLIVILLIGGLISPIIGRAEGSMAYSAKANIPENQINKTLTYFDLKMEPGQEQEITLTVSNSSDKQTTIILSPNIATTNQNGVIDYSQTKGKLDSTLKTPLSSVISKEQEVTLAPNETKQVPFTLKMPDKSFNGLLLGGFYVTKKEEAEDSKEAEKNVQIKNNYSYVIGIQLRESLEEVKPQLKMNQIKPALLNYRTAVTVNLQNTEATIIKEFDVHAKVRKKGNGTVLHEATKTDMSMAPNSNFDFPISWDNQSLEPGTYTLDMTAKSGENQWTFEEDFTISAKESKTLNTDAVELEKKAPNWTLIILSVIAAAMTLLIGGMLYLIYKHKKKKEAARKARIRMQKRRKKLNKKKPEVGK from the coding sequence ATGAGAAAACTATATTCATTAATCGTTATATTACTAATAGGGGGCTTAATTTCACCAATTATAGGGCGAGCAGAAGGAAGCATGGCCTATTCTGCCAAAGCCAACATACCAGAAAACCAAATCAACAAAACTCTTACTTATTTTGACCTGAAAATGGAGCCAGGACAAGAACAAGAAATTACCCTAACTGTTAGCAATTCTAGCGATAAGCAGACTACTATCATCCTGTCTCCTAACATTGCTACAACCAATCAAAATGGCGTAATTGACTATAGCCAAACGAAAGGAAAGCTAGATTCAACATTAAAAACTCCGTTAAGCTCAGTTATTTCAAAGGAACAAGAAGTGACTTTGGCTCCTAACGAAACTAAGCAAGTTCCATTCACACTTAAAATGCCAGATAAATCTTTTAACGGTCTTTTACTCGGTGGATTTTATGTGACAAAAAAAGAGGAAGCCGAGGATTCAAAAGAAGCCGAAAAAAATGTGCAAATTAAAAATAATTATTCTTATGTAATTGGCATTCAGCTGCGAGAATCATTGGAGGAAGTTAAGCCACAGTTGAAAATGAATCAAATCAAACCAGCCTTATTAAATTATCGAACGGCTGTAACTGTGAACTTACAAAATACAGAAGCAACTATAATAAAAGAATTTGATGTTCATGCAAAAGTAAGGAAAAAAGGGAACGGTACTGTTCTACATGAAGCTACAAAAACAGATATGTCAATGGCCCCCAACTCTAACTTTGATTTTCCTATTAGTTGGGACAATCAAAGCTTAGAGCCAGGAACCTATACACTAGATATGACGGCTAAATCGGGTGAAAATCAATGGACCTTTGAAGAAGATTTTACAATTTCAGCAAAGGAATCTAAGACGTTAAACACAGATGCTGTAGAATTAGAAAAAAAAGCCCCAAATTGGACTCTGATTATTTTGTCAGTAATAGCAGCAGCCATGACACTACTGATTGGTGGAATGCTTTATTTAATTTACAAACATAAAAAGAAAAAAGAAGCAGCACGAAAAGCACGAATAAGAATGCAAAAAAGACGGAAAAAGCTTAATAAAAAGAAGCCAGAAGTGGGGAAATAA
- a CDS encoding WxL domain-containing protein: protein MKKRIILIALTIVIPLTGGFKVKATSNGISESKIDFIAGDGVVTPPVNPKDPDNPIIPTPIDSSDPENKGTGQIGPLSVDYVSNLKFGQQKISGRTIAYKALNADPFVQVTDLRGSGDGWSLSAKMSPFTNKNKQELKGATLSMKNSVVKAGSTSNISLAPVKSDLLFDNQESKLVMNASNKGGRGTWLNVWSGTEEANESIQLNVLAGTPEANTEYTSSITWELEDAPK from the coding sequence ATGAAAAAAAGAATTATTCTTATAGCACTGACAATTGTAATACCATTAACTGGAGGATTCAAAGTAAAGGCTACGTCGAATGGAATATCGGAAAGCAAAATTGATTTTATTGCGGGAGATGGTGTGGTCACGCCACCTGTTAATCCAAAAGATCCAGACAATCCTATAATCCCAACGCCGATAGATAGTTCAGATCCAGAAAATAAAGGCACGGGTCAAATTGGGCCTCTATCGGTCGACTATGTTTCAAATTTAAAATTTGGACAACAGAAAATATCAGGGAGAACGATTGCATATAAAGCCTTGAATGCAGATCCATTTGTGCAAGTAACTGATTTACGTGGGTCAGGAGATGGCTGGAGTTTATCAGCGAAAATGAGCCCTTTTACTAATAAAAACAAGCAAGAGCTAAAAGGTGCTACTTTGTCTATGAAGAATAGTGTGGTAAAGGCTGGAAGCACTAGTAATATTTCATTAGCTCCAGTTAAATCAGATCTTTTATTTGATAATCAAGAAAGCAAACTGGTTATGAATGCCAGCAATAAAGGCGGTCGGGGTACTTGGCTCAATGTTTGGTCTGGTACGGAGGAAGCAAATGAATCTATTCAGTTAAATGTCTTAGCAGGAACACCTGAAGCGAATACTGAATATACTTCTTCAATTACATGGGAGCTGGAAGATGCACCTAAATAA
- a CDS encoding WxL domain-containing protein, which translates to MKMKNKLIGLSLNTGILVSVVLLGTTQVNAAEVSKGSSTANFELQAGDSTTVPEIIDPGIEPGLDNKGPLSLDAVSSFNFPTKKLGAESKLPLEASPVLGTKLGLQVTDERGEDLGWNLKVSATNFKTADDKLELKGAVMTIPEGTLTTKEGVDPLLTPTAFKVNLSTTPTSIMKASTTQGRSTWVNSFEGKGEKVTLAVPSGNKVATYSSTITWSLEDAP; encoded by the coding sequence ATGAAAATGAAAAATAAATTAATAGGTCTATCACTAAATACAGGGATTTTAGTCAGCGTTGTATTACTAGGAACCACCCAAGTAAATGCTGCAGAAGTCAGTAAAGGTTCCTCAACAGCAAATTTTGAACTGCAAGCCGGGGACTCAACAACAGTTCCAGAGATTATTGATCCAGGAATTGAACCAGGATTAGATAATAAAGGACCGTTAAGTTTAGATGCTGTTTCAAGTTTTAATTTTCCAACGAAAAAATTAGGTGCTGAATCAAAATTGCCTCTTGAAGCGTCACCTGTTTTAGGCACTAAGTTAGGTCTTCAAGTGACAGATGAGCGTGGGGAAGATTTAGGTTGGAATTTAAAAGTAAGTGCAACTAATTTTAAAACAGCGGATGATAAATTAGAGCTAAAAGGCGCTGTAATGACTATACCAGAAGGCACATTGACTACAAAAGAAGGTGTGGATCCACTTTTAACACCGACAGCCTTTAAAGTAAATCTATCAACAACTCCAACAAGTATTATGAAGGCTAGTACAACACAAGGACGTTCAACGTGGGTAAACTCCTTTGAGGGAAAAGGTGAAAAAGTAACGTTAGCTGTTCCATCAGGGAATAAAGTCGCTACTTACTCATCGACGATTACTTGGTCGTTAGAAGATGCGCCGTAA
- a CDS encoding WxL domain-containing protein, with the protein MNSKKLLVTGLISTSFLFNIGTVAFAAPGDTIKGSENGKSGTSHGYIKLTPGDNTGGPTVPTKPTVPPGGTDNTGSLTVDNVAPLLFDTHKLEGKEQIYTSVVTDSNVQVTDNRGEEAGWNLQVSQTAFTDSTDATKILKGAKLILPVGVIETAGTNVSLSPIVSEVELNEKPTVLMHALAGSGAGTWTSVFDKDEIKLIVPAGNKNGEYLSTVTWSLLDAPK; encoded by the coding sequence ATGAATTCAAAAAAATTGCTCGTTACAGGGTTAATCAGTACAAGTTTTTTATTTAATATAGGAACTGTAGCTTTTGCAGCACCAGGAGATACGATCAAGGGGAGTGAAAATGGGAAAAGTGGAACTTCTCATGGATATATCAAGCTAACGCCGGGAGACAATACAGGAGGTCCAACCGTGCCAACCAAACCAACAGTACCACCAGGGGGAACGGACAATACAGGCTCTTTGACAGTTGATAACGTAGCACCATTATTATTTGATACACATAAATTAGAGGGTAAAGAACAAATTTACACATCAGTAGTAACAGATTCTAACGTGCAAGTAACAGACAATCGTGGAGAAGAAGCAGGGTGGAATCTACAAGTTTCACAAACAGCATTTACGGACAGTACGGATGCAACGAAAATATTGAAGGGTGCAAAATTGATATTACCAGTGGGAGTAATTGAAACGGCTGGTACGAACGTTTCTCTTTCACCAATAGTATCAGAAGTGGAATTAAATGAAAAACCAACTGTTTTAATGCATGCTCTTGCGGGTTCTGGAGCAGGAACTTGGACGAGTGTATTTGATAAAGATGAAATCAAGTTAATTGTACCAGCAGGAAATAAAAATGGAGAGTACCTCTCTACAGTAACTTGGTCGTTGCTGGATGCACCAAAATAA
- a CDS encoding LPXTG cell wall anchor domain-containing protein produces MPVQKQVLLLFPLILLFFCFPVVSLASTTTSQAGIVFTESDESAKKKELDEKKIPSTGSEEVKKDRYLPQTGEKHQTSVLIVGSLLLVGSVVKINRVKRR; encoded by the coding sequence ATGCCTGTGCAAAAGCAAGTTCTGCTTTTGTTTCCCCTAATATTGCTGTTTTTTTGTTTCCCAGTAGTGTCTTTAGCAAGTACAACAACAAGTCAGGCCGGGATAGTTTTTACTGAAAGTGATGAATCAGCAAAGAAAAAAGAATTAGATGAAAAAAAAATTCCCAGTACAGGGAGTGAGGAAGTTAAAAAAGATAGATATTTGCCTCAAACTGGTGAAAAGCATCAAACAAGTGTACTTATAGTGGGGAGTTTGTTGTTAGTTGGTTCAGTAGTAAAAATAAATAGAGTAAAACGGAGGTAG
- a CDS encoding helix-turn-helix domain-containing protein, with product MDTLLMKKDLAKLTLFRELVYNQPKELSLDYFSELLNISKRSTLRTVEELAHDLEKDFEDMEIKKNKYSYSIMNNSLMNNEYFIVSLQLFYLKNSIQFNIIYSLLTKYFDSMTQLSEYLYISTPHLYRQMPEIKRFLAGFKIDIIFTEAKKKTNFVGSPKHLKTFYYFFYWGISQGIAWPFEEFFPLKKFNETFQLAFTDPSHIPSKTKKLEVLFLLSYLDKVNPPFELSEDIKEIAIIFKDINDVSTYSHNYVTHEDERLFINLLSRISMADLDNEEEKVVIYQRVLSSDSPIVTHSIKITESIFTHFFPDIFISIEDRAVTFYYIFIFHIYIHYFGIDLSVLFTNPVSLKRFSTKSEQFKLIEKNIVHFFDSITTEHNIKVDEKYLNGYYFLIASIIDYVDPMFLKIYIQYSKHIAGKNIIKSKLYTMFGKENIIIVDDINEAKIIISDCFENENQGQILFLIAEISRPEMWQNLMLLILKEKFQKSFRFPLMLD from the coding sequence GTGGACACATTACTTATGAAAAAAGATTTAGCTAAACTAACATTATTTCGAGAACTTGTATACAACCAACCAAAAGAATTATCACTTGACTACTTTTCAGAATTGCTTAACATCTCTAAACGCTCAACACTGAGGACAGTTGAAGAATTAGCCCATGATTTAGAAAAAGATTTTGAAGATATGGAAATCAAAAAAAATAAATATTCATATTCAATAATGAATAATTCTCTTATGAATAACGAATATTTTATAGTTAGTTTACAGCTGTTTTATTTAAAAAATTCAATCCAATTTAATATTATTTACTCACTCTTAACGAAGTACTTTGATTCAATGACACAATTATCTGAATATTTATACATCAGTACTCCTCATTTATATAGACAAATGCCCGAAATAAAACGTTTCTTAGCTGGTTTTAAAATCGATATTATTTTCACAGAAGCGAAAAAGAAAACAAATTTTGTTGGTTCTCCAAAACATTTAAAAACATTTTATTACTTTTTTTACTGGGGAATTTCACAAGGTATCGCATGGCCTTTCGAAGAATTTTTTCCATTAAAAAAATTCAACGAAACATTTCAACTCGCATTTACAGATCCCTCTCACATCCCCTCTAAGACAAAAAAATTGGAAGTTTTATTTTTATTATCTTATTTAGATAAAGTGAATCCGCCTTTTGAGTTATCAGAAGATATCAAAGAAATAGCAATTATTTTCAAAGATATCAATGATGTCTCTACTTATTCTCATAACTATGTAACACATGAAGATGAGCGCTTATTTATAAATTTACTGTCTAGAATTTCTATGGCTGATTTAGATAACGAAGAAGAAAAAGTCGTTATTTATCAACGAGTTCTTTCCTCAGACTCTCCAATCGTCACACATTCTATTAAAATAACAGAATCTATTTTCACTCATTTTTTCCCGGATATTTTTATTTCAATTGAAGACCGTGCTGTTACTTTTTACTATATTTTTATTTTCCATATCTACATTCATTATTTTGGCATAGACTTGTCTGTATTATTTACGAATCCAGTCAGCCTAAAACGTTTCTCAACTAAGTCTGAACAATTTAAATTAATTGAAAAAAACATTGTCCATTTCTTTGACTCAATAACGACTGAGCACAATATTAAAGTCGATGAAAAGTATCTAAATGGCTATTATTTTTTAATTGCCTCCATCATTGATTATGTTGATCCAATGTTTTTAAAAATATACATTCAGTATTCAAAACACATCGCTGGAAAGAACATTATAAAAAGTAAACTATATACTATGTTTGGCAAAGAAAATATTATTATTGTGGATGATATTAACGAGGCTAAAATTATTATTTCTGATTGTTTTGAAAATGAGAACCAAGGTCAAATCCTATTTTTAATTGCTGAAATTTCCCGACCAGAAATGTGGCAAAATTTGATGCTTCTAATTCTAAAAGAAAAATTCCAAAAATCCTTCCGCTTCCCGTTGATGCTTGATTAA
- a CDS encoding NUDIX hydrolase has product MAIYKTHLGVYGVCIREKKLLCIDKNSGPYKNRYDLPGGSQKEFESLIDILKREVAEETIFSVTQYSNVRCYDSFVQCEDTIVHHIFVLYNIDIKLEENNHLELADEKNDSLGSSWIEIKSLNLDNSSPIILKLLEEIENKFSQTLLDVTSYKNWNVREH; this is encoded by the coding sequence ATGGCAATATATAAGACTCATTTAGGCGTATATGGAGTTTGTATAAGAGAGAAAAAGCTCTTGTGCATAGATAAAAATAGTGGTCCTTATAAAAATAGATATGATTTACCAGGAGGCAGTCAAAAAGAATTTGAAAGTCTCATAGATATATTGAAAAGAGAAGTAGCGGAAGAAACTATTTTTTCTGTAACCCAATATTCTAACGTTAGATGTTATGATTCTTTTGTACAATGTGAAGATACAATCGTACATCATATTTTTGTGTTATATAATATTGATATAAAATTAGAAGAAAATAACCATTTAGAGTTAGCAGATGAGAAAAATGATTCATTAGGTAGTTCGTGGATAGAGATAAAAAGCTTGAATTTAGATAATTCATCTCCAATAATATTGAAGTTGTTAGAAGAAATTGAAAATAAATTCTCACAAACTTTGTTGGATGTTACTAGTTATAAAAACTGGAACGTAAGAGAGCACTAG
- a CDS encoding C40 family peptidase, producing MKKISIYLLALLVIFCGGTAASAENSEEFIQQKIEEMPVFPDDEPVIGIDNNLITSFSITQQQSIVNLALSFRGVPYVYGGNTPSGFDCSGLVQYVYKNAVGISLPRVTTQQENMGSEVSLNSLQIGDILFWGSKGNSYHNAIYIGNNQFVHAPTTGDVVKVTNMAYYYPSFARRIVNGNPVEATQKAVVISPFNEGEALGKLAEFRQKAPNYQAFLRRLPNETQYELVIQPFNVKEVDSKLAELNSKFPNWSKKVDDLRNVSQRKGVLITPFNGMEVAERYLEIKEKTGYSMQITGESSGQVNQTKKAVVISPFNEKEALERLKEFRAAFPSYQSFLMQLPNKTHYQLVVQPFTPAEANLKLNEMKAKFPNWSMKVDNLQDVINRKNILIAPFNGMEAWERYLEIKVKTGYSMHLVDI from the coding sequence ATGAAAAAGATTAGTATATATTTGTTAGCTTTACTTGTTATTTTTTGCGGTGGAACAGCAGCATCTGCAGAAAATTCTGAAGAATTTATTCAGCAAAAAATAGAAGAAATGCCTGTTTTTCCAGATGATGAACCAGTAATCGGTATTGACAATAATTTGATTACTTCATTTTCAATTACACAACAACAATCAATTGTAAATTTAGCGTTGAGCTTTAGAGGAGTTCCATATGTTTATGGTGGGAATACTCCTAGTGGTTTTGACTGTTCTGGTCTAGTACAGTATGTATATAAAAATGCTGTCGGAATTAGTTTGCCAAGAGTAACTACACAACAAGAAAATATGGGAAGTGAAGTAAGTTTAAACTCATTACAGATTGGCGATATCTTATTCTGGGGTTCAAAAGGTAATTCCTATCATAATGCTATTTATATTGGTAATAATCAATTTGTTCATGCCCCAACAACCGGAGATGTTGTTAAAGTAACGAATATGGCTTATTATTATCCTAGTTTTGCAAGAAGAATTGTAAATGGAAACCCGGTAGAAGCAACTCAAAAAGCAGTAGTAATCAGTCCCTTTAATGAAGGAGAAGCGCTTGGTAAACTAGCGGAGTTTAGACAGAAAGCGCCAAACTATCAAGCCTTTTTACGCCGCTTACCAAATGAAACGCAATACGAACTAGTTATTCAACCTTTTAATGTAAAGGAAGTAGATAGTAAACTTGCAGAATTAAATAGTAAATTTCCAAATTGGAGTAAAAAAGTTGATGACTTAAGAAATGTATCACAACGCAAAGGTGTATTAATAACGCCTTTTAATGGAATGGAAGTAGCAGAGAGATACTTGGAAATCAAAGAAAAAACTGGATATAGTATGCAAATTACTGGAGAATCATCTGGTCAAGTCAATCAAACAAAAAAAGCAGTAGTTATTAGTCCTTTTAATGAGAAAGAAGCTTTAGAACGCTTGAAAGAATTTAGAGCAGCTTTTCCAAGTTACCAATCATTCTTAATGCAATTGCCAAATAAAACACACTATCAACTAGTTGTTCAACCATTTACCCCAGCCGAAGCTAATTTGAAATTAAATGAAATGAAAGCTAAGTTTCCTAACTGGTCAATGAAAGTGGATAATTTACAAGATGTGATTAATAGGAAGAATATTCTAATTGCGCCATTTAATGGAATGGAAGCATGGGAACGTTATTTAGAGATTAAGGTGAAAACCGGATATTCTATGCACTTAGTAGATATTTAA
- a CDS encoding glycoside hydrolase family 73 protein encodes MLKKVLLVILVLSGMIFGGLKALAVSGGEIVPPSEEVDLVKKPEIGPNYYDQRASLASPDNQNDLTRSPATLLPRIKSGAIEGWKKYKILPSISAAQAALESTWGESGLAIQGNNLFGIKGSYNGQSIKFPTQEYVNGKWITIMADFRKYPSWNESIEDHGKFLTENSRYANLVGITDYRTVAQLLQQDGYATDPQYANKLISIIQGNNLQTWDQEALNVTQKAVVISPFNEGEALGKLAEFRQKAPNYQAFLRRLPNETQYELVIQPFNVKEVDSKLAELNSKFPNWSKKVDDLRNVSQRKGVLITPFNGMEVAERYLEIKEKTGYSMQITGESSGQVNQTKKAVVISPFNEKEALERLKEFRAAFPSYQSFLMKLPNKTHYQLVVQPFTPAEANLKLNEMKAKFPNWSMKVDNLQDVINRKNILIAPFNGMEAWERYLEIKVKTGYSMQLVDV; translated from the coding sequence ATGTTGAAAAAAGTGTTGTTAGTTATACTTGTATTAAGTGGAATGATATTCGGCGGTTTGAAAGCGCTTGCTGTTTCGGGGGGAGAAATTGTTCCCCCATCTGAAGAGGTTGATTTGGTTAAGAAACCAGAAATAGGGCCTAACTACTATGATCAAAGGGCAAGTCTAGCTAGCCCAGATAACCAAAATGATTTGACTCGGTCTCCAGCAACTTTATTGCCAAGAATTAAATCAGGTGCAATTGAAGGATGGAAGAAATATAAAATATTGCCTTCCATTTCTGCTGCTCAAGCAGCACTAGAGAGTACATGGGGAGAATCTGGACTAGCTATTCAAGGTAATAATTTATTTGGAATTAAAGGTTCTTATAATGGGCAATCAATTAAATTTCCAACACAAGAATATGTTAATGGAAAATGGATAACTATAATGGCTGATTTTAGAAAATATCCTAGTTGGAACGAAAGCATAGAAGACCACGGTAAATTTTTAACTGAGAATTCTAGATATGCTAACTTAGTTGGCATCACAGATTATAGAACTGTGGCCCAGTTGCTTCAGCAAGATGGGTATGCTACAGATCCACAGTATGCTAATAAATTAATTTCAATAATTCAGGGTAATAATTTACAAACATGGGATCAAGAAGCTTTGAATGTAACTCAAAAAGCAGTAGTAATCAGTCCCTTTAATGAAGGAGAAGCACTTGGTAAACTGGCAGAGTTTAGACAGAAAGCGCCAAACTATCAAGCCTTTTTACGCCGCTTACCAAATGAAACGCAATACGAACTAGTTATTCAACCTTTTAATGTAAAGGAAGTAGATAGTAAACTTGCAGAATTAAATAGTAAATTTCCAAATTGGAGTAAAAAAGTTGATGACTTAAGAAATGTATCACAACGCAAAGGTGTATTAATAACGCCTTTTAATGGAATGGAAGTAGCAGAGAGATACTTGGAAATCAAAGAAAAAACTGGATATAGTATGCAAATTACTGGAGAATCATCTGGTCAAGTCAATCAAACAAAAAAAGCAGTAGTTATTAGTCCTTTTAATGAGAAAGAAGCTTTAGAACGCTTGAAAGAATTTAGAGCAGCTTTTCCAAGTTACCAATCATTCTTAATGAAATTGCCAAATAAAACACACTATCAACTAGTTGTTCAACCATTTACCCCAGCCGAAGCTAATTTGAAATTAAATGAAATGAAAGCTAAGTTTCCTAACTGGTCAATGAAAGTGGATAATTTACAAGATGTGATTAATAGGAAGAATATTTTAATTGCGCCATTTAATGGAATGGAAGCGTGGGAACGTTATTTAGAGATTAAGGTGAAAACTGGATATTCTATGCAATTAGTAGATGTTTAA
- a CDS encoding Ig-like domain-containing protein has product MSLKKRAITLMITCFVVSGINIMTVNAMDQEGVLPPFENTQRIENGVKKVKESNGHLYTAGEKKEIIALQQTYNSLQSEQLPQTKYLEQPLVGSSGYKLGVLNSETIENATKNLNYYRQIARLSDVVTTSDPLEWSQYAAVGMAATRDQSHGLINSTKPEYMEKKFWEKAVNYSNKSLLHSSYQERSLNDHTEAYLADYGSGNKQVGHRSWLLSHEIGEIGFGYAPAENPTSTKQANYYNAMYIYDTTNKTIPKETITTWPSEGVFPIDLMKNEDRPEESLRWSAHLDTRGYQVSDETTVKITHKETKETWSFSKNSSEGAFLISPNKAGGHTNIMFQPGTEAKPFTYDVGDIFSVQIEGITGAATSYTYDVRLFDIMEKLPDIEIDSIALSTDKIDLKIGETASINATILPEEATDKSLRWSTSDESIATVDQEGKVTAISEGSVTISSQSLSGNATQSLILTIAPIKAERIGYLLSNYGNIPVGGTLQINGYVEAPYNVSNKEVIYKIQPKDEGKITVSETGLVTGIKTGMYYLEIMSADGGAREKNVSISVGSGHWMTATGFPVYLGGTPLTPIPVSGVQFNQSNLTGIEGSTWSLTSTVSPTNASNTYRRYRSDDPTIVKVLNRDSGELVALKKGVATITVFTADGLYEDTLQVTVN; this is encoded by the coding sequence ATGAGCTTAAAAAAAAGAGCCATTACATTAATGATTACTTGTTTTGTAGTAAGTGGTATCAATATAATGACAGTGAATGCAATGGATCAAGAAGGGGTATTACCACCATTTGAGAATACTCAACGTATAGAAAATGGTGTAAAAAAAGTAAAAGAGAGTAATGGACATTTATATACTGCAGGAGAAAAAAAAGAAATAATAGCTTTACAACAAACATATAACTCATTACAAAGTGAGCAATTGCCTCAAACAAAATATTTGGAACAACCTCTTGTTGGAAGTTCAGGGTATAAACTGGGAGTATTAAATTCAGAAACGATAGAAAATGCAACAAAAAATCTGAATTATTATCGCCAAATTGCTCGGTTATCAGATGTAGTAACTACATCTGACCCTTTAGAATGGAGTCAGTATGCGGCTGTAGGAATGGCGGCTACCCGAGATCAAAGTCATGGACTTATTAATTCTACTAAACCGGAATACATGGAGAAAAAATTCTGGGAAAAAGCAGTTAATTATAGTAATAAAAGTTTATTACATTCATCTTATCAAGAACGTAGTTTAAATGACCATACAGAAGCTTATTTAGCAGATTACGGCAGTGGAAATAAGCAAGTAGGTCATCGTTCATGGCTGTTAAGTCATGAGATTGGAGAAATCGGATTTGGATATGCACCTGCTGAAAATCCAACGTCTACTAAGCAGGCAAACTATTACAATGCTATGTATATTTATGATACAACAAATAAAACTATCCCAAAAGAGACTATAACGACTTGGCCTTCAGAGGGAGTATTTCCCATTGATTTAATGAAAAATGAAGATCGTCCTGAGGAATCCCTTCGTTGGTCAGCTCATCTAGACACGCGTGGCTACCAAGTGTCGGATGAGACGACCGTAAAAATAACCCATAAAGAGACGAAAGAAACGTGGTCTTTCTCCAAAAATAGTTCAGAGGGAGCGTTTTTAATCAGCCCCAACAAAGCAGGAGGACATACAAATATCATGTTCCAACCAGGAACAGAAGCTAAACCTTTTACGTATGATGTAGGAGATATTTTTTCTGTTCAAATTGAAGGGATTACAGGTGCAGCAACTTCTTATACCTATGATGTTCGCTTGTTTGATATTATGGAGAAGTTACCTGATATCGAGATTGATTCAATCGCTCTTTCCACAGATAAAATCGATTTAAAAATAGGAGAAACAGCTTCAATAAATGCGACTATTTTACCCGAAGAAGCTACGGATAAAAGTCTGAGATGGTCTACTTCAGATGAGTCTATTGCAACAGTCGATCAAGAAGGAAAGGTTACAGCCATTTCCGAAGGTTCTGTTACTATTAGCAGTCAATCTTTATCTGGAAATGCCACTCAAAGTTTAATTTTAACGATTGCTCCTATTAAAGCAGAAAGAATAGGCTATTTATTAAGTAACTATGGCAATATCCCTGTCGGAGGTACACTTCAAATCAATGGATATGTTGAAGCACCCTACAATGTTTCTAATAAAGAAGTCATATACAAAATTCAACCAAAAGACGAAGGGAAAATAACTGTTTCTGAAACAGGGTTGGTCACTGGAATAAAAACCGGTATGTACTACCTTGAAATTATGTCAGCTGACGGAGGCGCAAGAGAAAAAAATGTGAGCATTTCAGTCGGTTCTGGACACTGGATGACAGCTACGGGCTTTCCTGTTTATTTAGGTGGTACACCACTCACACCCATTCCGGTATCCGGGGTTCAGTTCAATCAATCTAATTTAACAGGAATCGAGGGGTCAACGTGGTCTCTCACTTCAACTGTTTCACCTACAAATGCAAGCAATACGTATAGACGCTACCGTTCAGATGATCCCACAATTGTTAAGGTTCTTAATAGAGATAGTGGGGAATTGGTTGCTTTAAAAAAAGGAGTCGCTACAATTACAGTATTCACCGCAGATGGTTTATATGAAGATACCCTTCAGGTTACTGTAAACTAA